From a region of the Mucilaginibacter auburnensis genome:
- the gltX gene encoding glutamate--tRNA ligase has translation MSDKKVRVRFAPSPTGGLHLGGVRTALFNYLFAKKNNGDFILRIEDTDQTRFVAGAEEYILDCLKWCGIDADESPVKPGQYAPYRQSERKSLYRQYAEQLVMQGHAYYAFDTAEELDKNRKEIPNFQYGQVYRDGLRNSLSLPQHEVDALLDAHTPHVIRIKIPADETVSFEDMIRGRVTFDTNQVDDKVLLKADGMPTYHLAVVVDDYLMKITHAFRGEEWLPSAPVHLLLWKYLGWKDEMPKWAHLPLILKPDGHGKLSKRDGARLGFPVFALDWQGDKGYDGMGFLPEAFVNMLAMLGWNDGSGQELFSLDELVSKFSLERISKAGAKFDFEKAKWFNAEWIKRSSAESLKAQVAEVLAEKGITVADEAQLLTVINLIKDRCTLLTDFYDQSKYFFESPQEYDLNAVKPKWTAEKTAFFNDVIGLLNQTDTINAAEFEEQFKALASQQSLKPGDVMLPFRIMLVGGKFGPHVFDIAALLGKEETVNRIAAGVEAFIR, from the coding sequence ATGTCAGATAAGAAAGTCAGAGTTAGATTTGCGCCCAGCCCAACCGGCGGGTTACATTTAGGAGGGGTGCGTACTGCCCTGTTTAATTATCTATTCGCCAAAAAAAACAATGGCGACTTTATTTTGAGGATTGAAGATACCGACCAAACCCGTTTTGTTGCCGGTGCGGAAGAATATATTCTTGATTGTTTAAAATGGTGTGGCATTGACGCTGATGAAAGTCCGGTTAAGCCCGGCCAATATGCTCCCTACCGTCAAAGTGAACGCAAAAGTTTGTACCGCCAGTATGCAGAGCAACTGGTTATGCAGGGCCATGCCTACTATGCTTTTGACACCGCCGAAGAGCTTGACAAAAACCGTAAAGAGATACCTAACTTTCAATACGGACAGGTGTATCGCGATGGTTTACGCAACTCGTTATCATTGCCTCAGCACGAGGTTGATGCTTTGCTGGATGCGCACACACCTCACGTTATCCGTATAAAAATACCTGCTGACGAAACTGTAAGTTTTGAAGACATGATACGTGGACGTGTTACTTTTGATACCAACCAGGTTGATGATAAGGTTTTATTGAAGGCCGATGGCATGCCTACTTACCACTTAGCTGTGGTGGTTGACGATTACCTGATGAAGATAACACATGCTTTCCGTGGGGAAGAGTGGTTGCCATCTGCTCCTGTACACTTGTTATTGTGGAAGTATCTGGGTTGGAAGGATGAGATGCCTAAATGGGCACACCTGCCTTTAATATTAAAACCAGATGGTCATGGCAAGCTAAGCAAACGCGATGGTGCCCGCCTGGGTTTCCCTGTATTTGCTTTAGATTGGCAAGGCGATAAAGGTTATGATGGCATGGGCTTTTTGCCTGAAGCTTTTGTAAACATGCTGGCTATGCTGGGTTGGAACGACGGCAGCGGACAAGAGCTTTTCAGTTTGGACGAACTGGTTAGCAAATTCTCACTGGAACGTATTAGTAAAGCAGGCGCTAAATTTGATTTTGAAAAAGCCAAATGGTTCAATGCGGAGTGGATAAAACGCTCAAGCGCTGAGAGCCTTAAAGCGCAGGTTGCCGAAGTGCTTGCTGAAAAAGGCATCACTGTTGCCGATGAAGCACAACTGCTTACTGTTATCAACCTGATAAAAGATCGCTGCACTTTGTTAACGGATTTCTATGATCAGTCTAAATACTTTTTTGAATCACCTCAAGAATATGACCTCAACGCAGTTAAGCCTAAATGGACAGCTGAGAAAACCGCTTTCTTTAATGATGTGATAGGCTTGCTGAATCAAACGGACACTATTAATGCTGCCGAATTTGAAGAGCAGTTTAAAGCGCTGGCAAGCCAGCAATCATTAAAACCGGGCGATGTAATGCTGCCTTTCCGTATTATGCTCGTAGGCGGCAAGTTTGGTCCGCATGTGTTTGATATTGCCGCTTTGTTGGGTAAAGAAGAAACAGTTAATCGAATTGCAGCAGGGGTAGAAGCGTTTATCCGTTAG
- a CDS encoding glycoside hydrolase family 2 protein yields MFNRSILSALLLFTSLCAYAQQGLISNINARKAVSLNGTWQYVVDPYETGFYDYRFRERGQNDVDAYWNNDIPANKTAKKEYGYIDKYSLQVPGDWNHQKAEFLYYEGTVWYKKSFDHLAPTAGSRYFLYFGAVNYKADVYLNGKKLGVHKGGFTPFNFEVPTSLLKEKNNFLVVKVDNKRYADEVPTLNTDWWNYGGITRDVKLVEVPQNFIQDYVIQLKPIPGKAPAATPLAEGWIKLNKAEPGAIITIEIPELKFKKQITATDSMAKFNFALPKLQLWDTEHPKLYNVVVSTANNRVEDKIGFRTIEASGRQVLLNGKPLFMRGICVHGEIAKEQRRAVGNADAKILLNQAIELNCNMVRLAHYPHDEGMVRMADSLGILVWSEIPVYWTINFGSKEILEKAKAQLNEMITRDHNRASVIIWSVGNETPVSPLRTEFMRNLITEARRLDGTRMISAALEVNYTALKDVNVVDDPLGEFVDLVAFNEYLGWYGGLPDKCRTTNWSTPYNKPLFISEVGGEAKGGFSADSLTRFSEEYLEWFYKEQTDMLKRMPDNYVGISPWILVDFKSPKRNHPVYQEGWNRKGLYDEFGNKKKAFFVLQDYYKRMEKERKNDTKK; encoded by the coding sequence ATGTTCAATCGTTCTATCTTATCGGCATTATTGCTTTTTACAAGTTTGTGCGCCTACGCGCAACAAGGCCTGATATCTAACATTAACGCCCGTAAAGCCGTCAGCTTAAATGGCACCTGGCAATATGTTGTTGACCCTTATGAGACCGGCTTTTACGATTACCGCTTTAGAGAGCGGGGTCAAAATGATGTTGACGCATATTGGAACAATGATATACCTGCTAATAAAACAGCCAAAAAGGAATATGGCTATATTGATAAATATAGCTTACAGGTACCCGGCGACTGGAATCATCAAAAGGCTGAGTTTCTATATTATGAAGGTACAGTATGGTATAAAAAATCTTTTGATCACCTCGCTCCTACTGCAGGCAGCCGTTATTTTTTATACTTTGGCGCGGTAAATTATAAAGCTGATGTATACCTGAACGGGAAAAAATTAGGGGTACACAAAGGCGGCTTCACCCCTTTTAACTTTGAAGTGCCAACATCGCTTTTAAAAGAAAAAAATAACTTTTTGGTGGTTAAGGTAGATAACAAGCGTTATGCAGATGAAGTGCCAACTTTAAATACCGATTGGTGGAACTACGGCGGCATAACCCGCGATGTTAAACTGGTTGAAGTGCCGCAAAACTTTATTCAGGATTATGTGATCCAATTAAAACCAATACCCGGCAAAGCGCCTGCTGCAACACCGCTGGCGGAAGGTTGGATAAAATTGAACAAGGCAGAGCCTGGTGCTATTATTACCATAGAAATACCAGAGCTAAAGTTTAAAAAGCAGATCACCGCCACAGACAGTATGGCCAAATTTAACTTTGCGCTGCCTAAGTTGCAATTGTGGGATACAGAACATCCTAAGCTGTATAATGTGGTGGTATCCACAGCTAACAACCGCGTTGAAGACAAAATTGGATTCAGAACTATTGAGGCTTCAGGCCGGCAGGTGTTGCTGAACGGCAAACCGTTATTTATGCGCGGCATATGTGTGCACGGCGAAATAGCTAAAGAGCAACGCCGTGCGGTTGGTAATGCCGATGCTAAAATATTGCTGAACCAGGCTATTGAATTAAATTGTAATATGGTTAGGCTGGCTCACTATCCGCATGATGAAGGCATGGTGCGAATGGCCGATTCATTAGGCATTTTAGTATGGTCGGAAATACCGGTTTACTGGACCATCAATTTCGGCAGTAAAGAAATTTTGGAAAAAGCCAAAGCACAGCTGAACGAAATGATAACGCGCGACCATAACCGAGCCTCGGTGATCATCTGGTCGGTTGGTAATGAAACGCCGGTTAGCCCTTTACGCACAGAGTTTATGCGCAACTTAATTACCGAGGCGCGCAGGTTAGATGGTACACGTATGATATCGGCAGCGCTTGAAGTAAATTATACCGCGTTAAAAGATGTTAATGTAGTTGATGACCCGCTTGGAGAGTTTGTTGACTTGGTTGCATTTAATGAATATTTAGGATGGTACGGCGGATTACCGGATAAGTGCCGCACCACCAACTGGAGTACACCTTACAATAAACCATTGTTTATAAGCGAAGTTGGCGGCGAGGCCAAAGGAGGTTTTAGCGCCGACTCATTAACACGTTTCAGCGAAGAATACCTGGAATGGTTTTACAAAGAACAAACTGATATGCTTAAGCGCATGCCTGATAATTATGTAGGCATATCGCCGTGGATCTTGGTTGATTTTAAATCGCCAAAACGAAATCACCCCGTTTACCAGGAAGGCTGGAACCGCAAGGGCTTATATGACGAGTTTGGCAACAAGAAAAAAGCCTTTTTTGTGCTGCAGGATTACTACAAGCGAATGGAAAAGGAGCGTAAAAATGATACAAAGAAGTGA
- the sucD gene encoding succinate--CoA ligase subunit alpha has translation MSVLVNKDSKVIVQGFTGNEGSYHASQMIAYGTQLVGGVTPGKGGQTHLDRPVFNTVADAVKETGADVSIIFVPPAFAADAIMEAAEAGIKVIVCITEGIPTKDMIQVKEYLKDKSSRLIGPNCPGIITADESKIGIMPGFIFKKGNVGVVSKSGTLTYEAVDQVVKAGLGITTAIGIGGDPIIGTPTKEAVELLMNDPETHGIIMIGEIGGGMEAEAARWIKENGTKPVVGFIAGQTAPPGRRMGHAGAIVGGADDTAAAKMKIMAECGIRVVESPAEIGAAMAEELAKLA, from the coding sequence ATGAGTGTACTCGTAAATAAGGATTCTAAAGTTATTGTTCAGGGTTTTACCGGTAACGAAGGTTCATACCATGCATCGCAAATGATTGCCTATGGCACTCAGTTAGTTGGCGGTGTAACTCCGGGCAAAGGTGGTCAAACACACCTTGACAGACCTGTGTTTAATACTGTTGCCGATGCTGTAAAAGAGACCGGTGCTGATGTATCTATCATTTTCGTTCCGCCTGCATTTGCTGCCGACGCGATAATGGAAGCTGCCGAAGCGGGTATTAAAGTGATTGTTTGTATCACCGAAGGTATCCCAACCAAAGACATGATACAGGTAAAAGAATACCTGAAAGATAAGAGCTCACGCTTAATTGGCCCTAACTGTCCTGGTATTATCACTGCTGATGAAAGCAAAATTGGTATTATGCCGGGCTTCATCTTCAAAAAAGGCAACGTTGGTGTAGTTTCAAAATCAGGAACTTTAACTTACGAAGCTGTTGACCAAGTGGTTAAAGCCGGTTTAGGTATAACTACTGCTATTGGAATTGGTGGCGACCCGATTATTGGTACCCCAACCAAAGAAGCGGTTGAATTATTAATGAACGATCCTGAAACCCACGGCATCATCATGATAGGTGAAATTGGCGGTGGCATGGAAGCTGAAGCTGCCCGTTGGATCAAAGAGAACGGCACTAAACCTGTTGTAGGTTTTATTGCTGGTCAAACTGCGCCTCCGGGACGCCGTATGGGTCACGCAGGTGCGATTGTTGGTGGCGCTGATGACACTGCTGCTGCTAAAATGAAAATTATGGCTGAATGTGGTATCCGCGTAGTAGAATCGCCTGCCGAAATTGGCGCTGCTATGGCAGAAGAACTGGCTAAATTAGCTTAG
- a CDS encoding alpha-ketoglutarate-dependent dioxygenase AlkB family protein yields MTIVLPFAFAETTNILPYDGEVIYFGKVMEAAFADRFFRTLLNTINWKNDEVVIFGKRLTTKREVAWYADAGYNYTYSNITKEALPWTPELLALKQLAEDLSGHTYNSCLLNLYHDGDEGMGWHSDDEKTLEKDAAIASLSFGAERKFALKHHESKQKVEVMLQHGSLLLMKGVTQTHWLHALPRSKKIKSPRINLTFRMMAEVGH; encoded by the coding sequence TTGACAATCGTCTTACCATTTGCATTTGCAGAAACAACTAATATACTGCCATATGATGGCGAAGTGATCTACTTTGGCAAAGTAATGGAAGCTGCTTTTGCAGATCGTTTTTTCCGTACGCTATTAAATACTATTAACTGGAAAAATGATGAGGTAGTAATATTTGGCAAGCGCCTAACTACCAAACGGGAAGTTGCCTGGTATGCCGATGCCGGTTACAACTATACTTACTCCAACATCACCAAAGAAGCTTTACCGTGGACACCCGAATTACTTGCGCTAAAGCAACTTGCAGAGGACTTGAGCGGCCATACCTATAACTCCTGCCTGCTCAATTTATATCATGACGGTGACGAGGGCATGGGCTGGCACAGCGATGATGAAAAAACTTTAGAAAAAGATGCCGCTATTGCTTCATTAAGTTTTGGTGCCGAACGTAAATTCGCGTTAAAGCATCACGAAAGCAAGCAAAAAGTGGAGGTGATGTTACAACACGGCAGTTTGCTGCTGATGAAAGGTGTTACGCAAACTCATTGGCTGCATGCATTGCCTAGATCTAAAAAGATTAAAAGCCCGAGGATCAATCTAACGTTCAGAATGATGGCTGAGGTTGGTCATTAG
- a CDS encoding sensor histidine kinase: MPLQNMQTTSYAHYLEGGGEMGQLIRDFDWNATVLGTPDQWSTSLLTTVSIMLNSRFPMFLWWGPELIQFYNDAYRPSLGKDGKHPTALGQRGVDCWPEAWDVIKPMIDGVLSTGEATWSEDQLIPIYRNNQLENVYWTFSHSRVIDETGQPAGVLVICSETTEKVNAYNTIKSAKQDLEFAIEAAELGTWDLNPLTGYFVGNERLKEWFGLPPQENIDLDLAISAIIEEDRQRVRDAIAKAVAPGSDGNYTIVYTVTSLTTGVKSVLEVKGKALFNEEDEAYRFSGIAQEVTEAYKLQQRKDEFISVASHELKTPITSISASMQILQKLVKNDPSSEKIPVFINKANNNLSKLTNLLDDLLNVTKIQQGQLALNITRFDIVDLIRDCCDYINYNSEHEFKLMGEEEVMIFADYRRIYQVMINLIGNAVKYSPQSNRVEITIYHDEENVTVSVRDFGIGINPEKLPHLFDRYYRVDAFGHQFSGLGLGLYITAEIIQRHNGKIGVDSNLGAGSNFWFTLPMDDRMVEQ, from the coding sequence ATGCCCTTACAAAATATGCAAACAACATCTTACGCACATTACCTGGAGGGCGGCGGCGAAATGGGCCAACTTATACGTGATTTTGATTGGAACGCAACTGTTTTAGGAACGCCCGATCAATGGTCAACCAGCTTACTTACCACCGTTAGCATCATGCTTAACTCCCGCTTTCCTATGTTTTTATGGTGGGGGCCGGAACTGATACAGTTTTATAATGATGCCTACAGACCAAGTTTAGGCAAAGATGGCAAACACCCTACTGCCTTAGGCCAGCGTGGGGTAGATTGCTGGCCCGAAGCATGGGATGTAATCAAACCAATGATTGACGGCGTTTTAAGTACCGGAGAGGCTACCTGGAGCGAAGACCAGCTTATACCTATCTATAGGAACAATCAGCTTGAAAACGTATATTGGACCTTTAGCCACAGCCGCGTTATTGACGAAACCGGCCAACCTGCCGGAGTGCTGGTGATCTGCTCAGAAACTACCGAAAAGGTAAACGCTTATAATACCATTAAAAGCGCCAAGCAAGACCTTGAGTTTGCTATTGAAGCAGCAGAACTGGGCACCTGGGACCTTAATCCGCTTACGGGTTATTTTGTAGGCAATGAACGACTGAAAGAATGGTTTGGCCTCCCACCACAAGAAAACATAGATCTTGATTTAGCTATATCGGCAATTATTGAGGAAGACCGACAGCGGGTAAGAGATGCCATTGCTAAAGCAGTAGCGCCCGGTTCGGATGGCAATTACACCATAGTTTACACGGTTACCAGTCTCACAACCGGCGTTAAAAGTGTATTGGAAGTAAAAGGCAAAGCTTTATTTAATGAAGAAGACGAGGCTTATCGTTTTAGCGGTATTGCGCAAGAGGTTACCGAAGCCTACAAATTGCAACAGCGCAAAGATGAGTTTATTAGTGTAGCCAGCCATGAGTTGAAAACGCCTATCACTTCCATCAGCGCTTCTATGCAGATATTGCAAAAACTGGTAAAAAATGACCCGTCGTCGGAGAAGATACCGGTGTTTATCAATAAGGCTAATAACAATTTAAGTAAACTTACCAACCTGTTAGATGATCTGCTTAATGTAACCAAGATACAACAGGGTCAACTGGCATTAAACATAACCAGGTTTGACATTGTTGACCTTATTCGCGACTGCTGCGATTACATCAACTATAATAGCGAGCACGAGTTTAAACTGATGGGCGAAGAAGAGGTAATGATATTTGCCGATTACCGCCGGATTTACCAGGTAATGATCAACCTGATAGGTAACGCTGTTAAATACTCACCACAATCTAACCGGGTGGAGATCACCATTTACCATGATGAAGAGAACGTTACCGTATCGGTACGCGACTTCGGCATTGGTATTAACCCTGAGAAACTGCCTCACCTTTTTGACAGGTATTACCGGGTGGATGCCTTCGGCCACCAGTTTTCGGGATTGGGGTTGGGCCTGTATATTACGGCCGAGATCATACAGCGGCATAACGGAAAAATTGGGGTAGACAGTAACCTTGGAGCCGGCAGCAATTTTTGGTTTACCCTGCCTATGGATGATAGGATGGTTGAGCAATAA
- the rpsU gene encoding 30S ribosomal protein S21 yields MIIINVKEGESLDKALKRFKKKFEKTGVLRELRSRQAFEKKSVTRRHVVKHAIYKQGLNLESAV; encoded by the coding sequence ATGATCATTATCAACGTTAAAGAAGGCGAATCATTAGACAAAGCATTAAAACGCTTCAAAAAGAAATTCGAAAAAACCGGCGTATTACGCGAGCTTCGCAGCCGTCAGGCATTTGAGAAAAAATCAGTAACCCGTCGTCACGTGGTTAAACATGCCATTTACAAACAAGGCTTAAATCTGGAATCAGCTGTTTAA
- a CDS encoding tyrosine-type recombinase/integrase, which translates to MQVVFMFLERFIQYIQFEKRYSPHTVSAYQSDLGQFIAFLNNPEGIEPPPELTITHPDQITHHHIRNWMVDMMGNEIASRSVSRKIATLRKYFKFLLADGIIIVNPASKINTPKVPKNLPVVVEDAKLTQMLDGALNGSGTPIFNEDFAGTRDKLVVEMLFGTGMRLAELVGLKETDIDKYEGTVKVLGKRNKQRIIPLNNELKLLLERYLLLKKSENFSNNSLTLIVTNKGTDVYPKLIYLIVQKYLSHISTQSKRSPHVLRHTFATSLLNKGADLNAIKELLGHANLSATQIYTHNSVERLKSIYKLAHPKA; encoded by the coding sequence GTGCAGGTAGTTTTTATGTTTTTAGAGCGTTTTATACAATATATACAATTTGAAAAACGGTACTCTCCTCACACCGTTTCGGCATACCAGTCAGATCTTGGCCAGTTCATTGCCTTTTTAAATAATCCCGAAGGCATTGAGCCTCCGCCCGAACTTACCATTACCCATCCCGACCAAATAACACATCACCACATACGTAACTGGATGGTGGATATGATGGGCAATGAAATTGCTTCGCGGTCTGTTAGCAGAAAAATAGCTACACTGCGCAAATACTTTAAGTTTTTATTAGCTGATGGAATAATCATTGTAAATCCTGCTTCTAAAATAAACACACCCAAGGTGCCGAAAAATTTACCTGTAGTGGTTGAGGATGCCAAGCTTACGCAAATGTTAGATGGGGCATTGAATGGTAGTGGCACTCCCATATTCAATGAAGATTTTGCAGGAACACGTGATAAGTTGGTAGTAGAAATGCTGTTTGGTACAGGTATGCGTTTGGCAGAGTTGGTTGGCCTCAAAGAAACCGATATTGATAAATACGAAGGCACAGTAAAGGTTTTAGGCAAGCGCAACAAACAACGCATTATTCCGCTTAATAATGAATTGAAGCTTTTATTGGAGCGCTATTTGTTGTTAAAGAAAAGTGAAAATTTTAGTAACAATTCATTAACATTGATCGTTACAAATAAAGGAACGGATGTATATCCGAAGCTTATTTATCTGATAGTGCAAAAGTATTTATCTCACATATCAACCCAAAGCAAACGTAGTCCGCATGTGTTACGGCACACATTTGCTACCAGCCTGCTCAATAAAGGAGCCGACCTTAATGCTATTAAAGAGCTGTTGGGCCACGCTAATCTTAGTGCTACACAGATCTATACGCATAATTCTGTTGAAAGATTAAAATCTATTTATAAACTCGCCCATCCAAAGGCATAA
- the hpf gene encoding ribosome hibernation-promoting factor, HPF/YfiA family, whose protein sequence is MKITVQSIHFSADKNLLAFIQKKADKLDTFFDNIINGEVYLKLENVEDEANKIAEIKLHLPGNTMFAKEQCKTFEEATDLAIESLRKQIAKHKTKKEIAAQEVRKAVLTSTDEEDDF, encoded by the coding sequence ATGAAAATTACCGTTCAATCAATTCATTTTAGTGCAGACAAAAACTTATTGGCATTTATCCAAAAGAAAGCCGATAAACTTGATACCTTTTTTGACAATATTATAAACGGAGAGGTTTATTTAAAATTAGAAAATGTAGAAGACGAAGCTAATAAAATAGCTGAGATCAAATTGCACCTGCCGGGTAACACCATGTTTGCCAAAGAGCAGTGCAAAACTTTTGAAGAAGCAACCGACCTGGCTATTGAGAGCTTGCGCAAGCAAATAGCTAAACACAAAACCAAAAAAGAAATAGCAGCGCAGGAAGTTAGAAAAGCTGTTCTGACTTCGACAGACGAAGAAGACGATTTTTAA
- a CDS encoding acetylxylan esterase: MNKKRNYFFFAVTFVVYLSLQVVAISAFAQVPGGASGPGAGGPRRGPALPPIPLAEDTTHTLTKSFTQATNIKKAPDADGFIQRWLVLEPIKKNDRTNSQLTEGYLRETFASANNFSTDYNVVPKSGEKVKIGNQELKWYALDSKSFNFNLHHFSYATNTTRNGVLFWLVTVVNCAQDIKNVRLAAGPNSAGGFWVNGKEVLVVPGDKDVIADLATSPLFTLKKGKNVVRVAIMNGQGMVNFCVRFLDENGKPVKNYTLSVE; this comes from the coding sequence ATGAATAAAAAGCGCAATTACTTTTTTTTTGCTGTTACATTTGTAGTTTATCTATCGCTGCAAGTGGTTGCAATTAGCGCTTTCGCGCAAGTCCCGGGCGGTGCCAGTGGGCCAGGTGCGGGCGGCCCCAGACGGGGACCAGCCCTGCCACCTATACCACTGGCTGAGGATACTACACATACATTAACCAAAAGCTTTACGCAGGCTACTAATATCAAAAAAGCGCCCGATGCCGACGGCTTTATTCAACGCTGGCTGGTACTGGAACCCATAAAAAAGAACGACCGCACTAATAGCCAGCTTACCGAGGGTTATTTGAGAGAGACCTTTGCCTCTGCCAATAATTTCTCAACGGACTATAACGTGGTACCAAAAAGTGGTGAGAAGGTAAAAATCGGCAATCAGGAATTGAAGTGGTATGCGCTGGACAGTAAATCATTCAACTTTAATTTACACCATTTTAGCTATGCCACCAATACTACCCGTAACGGTGTGCTGTTTTGGTTGGTTACGGTAGTGAACTGCGCGCAAGACATTAAGAACGTTCGCTTAGCTGCGGGGCCAAACTCTGCAGGTGGTTTTTGGGTGAACGGCAAAGAAGTGCTGGTTGTACCCGGAGATAAGGACGTTATAGCCGACCTGGCAACTTCACCGCTTTTTACACTTAAAAAAGGCAAAAATGTTGTTCGGGTGGCCATTATGAACGGGCAGGGTATGGTAAACTTTTGCGTGCGTTTTTTGGATGAAAACGGAAAGCCGGTAAAAAACTATACACTCAGCGTTGAGTGA
- a CDS encoding family 43 glycosylhydrolase, with protein MKSIKLIGATAVMVASVTQSLTAQIGRPNIHDPSTVVEDKGKYYSFGTGGGGIISDDGWKWYGGGVRPGGGAAPDAMKIGDRFLVVYGATGGGGNHKGVIYAMWNKTLDPKSPDFKYSDPVIVATSDGYEDNDAIDPSLMLDPTTGRLWLTYGTYYGFIRLVELDPKTGKRVAGNKPVNVAITCEASAMMYHEGWYYLLGTHATCCAGPNSTYNIVVGRSKSVTGPFMDNVGRSMLQGGGRMVAITDGDLFGPGHFGAIKGEKGVQKMSFHWEADLAQGGASVLGVLPIVWKNGWPSAGQNVKTGTYEIQSERRGFGLELTVDLVNIQTASRGFGGAPANAGPEKPVPAQKLSDVINNWPTGDINTRLNEYMSRPHQKWSIVPAPDSSGYLGAPYYKIVIAGTDRALTATADGRVITVPKYTGAPEQLWMLDQLTDGTYRIMPKQVPNSTDKLALMSSGDSTPVLAKFNFDSDNFKWNFKAQ; from the coding sequence ATGAAAAGTATAAAATTGATAGGTGCTACCGCTGTTATGGTGGCATCTGTAACACAAAGTTTAACAGCGCAAATAGGCCGCCCCAATATTCATGACCCATCAACCGTGGTGGAAGATAAGGGTAAATACTACTCTTTTGGCACAGGCGGCGGCGGTATTATTTCAGACGATGGCTGGAAATGGTATGGCGGCGGTGTTCGCCCCGGTGGTGGCGCTGCGCCTGATGCCATGAAAATTGGCGACCGTTTCCTGGTGGTATACGGAGCAACCGGAGGTGGCGGTAACCACAAGGGGGTTATTTATGCGATGTGGAACAAAACACTCGACCCAAAATCGCCGGACTTTAAGTATTCTGACCCTGTGATAGTTGCGACATCCGATGGCTACGAAGATAACGACGCTATTGATCCCAGCCTGATGCTCGATCCCACTACCGGTCGCCTTTGGCTAACCTACGGAACTTACTATGGTTTTATCCGTTTAGTTGAGCTTGACCCAAAAACAGGCAAGCGTGTTGCAGGTAATAAGCCGGTTAATGTTGCCATTACCTGCGAGGCATCGGCTATGATGTATCATGAAGGCTGGTATTACCTTTTGGGGACCCATGCCACCTGCTGTGCCGGCCCCAACTCTACTTACAACATTGTTGTTGGCCGTTCAAAAAGCGTTACAGGTCCGTTTATGGATAATGTAGGCAGAAGCATGCTTCAGGGAGGTGGCAGAATGGTGGCTATTACCGATGGAGACCTTTTTGGCCCCGGTCACTTTGGCGCTATCAAGGGAGAGAAAGGCGTGCAGAAAATGTCGTTCCACTGGGAGGCTGATCTGGCGCAGGGCGGTGCAAGCGTTTTGGGTGTTTTACCAATAGTTTGGAAGAACGGATGGCCAAGCGCAGGGCAAAATGTTAAGACAGGCACCTATGAGATCCAATCAGAAAGAAGAGGTTTTGGACTGGAGTTGACCGTTGACCTGGTAAACATTCAAACCGCCTCACGCGGCTTTGGTGGCGCGCCTGCTAATGCTGGTCCTGAGAAACCAGTACCTGCGCAAAAGCTGAGTGATGTAATTAATAACTGGCCAACAGGCGATATCAATACGCGCCTGAACGAGTACATGTCTCGTCCGCATCAAAAGTGGAGCATTGTACCTGCGCCCGATTCAAGCGGATATTTGGGTGCACCCTATTATAAAATTGTGATAGCCGGTACAGACAGAGCTTTAACCGCGACGGCAGATGGCCGGGTGATTACCGTTCCTAAATACACCGGGGCGCCGGAGCAGTTGTGGATGCTTGACCAGTTAACAGACGGCACCTATCGTATTATGCCTAAACAGGTACCTAACTCAACCGATAAACTGGCCTTAATGTCAAGCGGAGACAGTACACCAGTTTTGGCTAAATTTAATTTTGATAGCGATAATTTTAAATGGAATTTTAAGGCGCAGTAG
- a CDS encoding adenine phosphoribosyltransferase: protein MIEQQIKAAIRDIPDFPKPGIVFKDITTILKDHALCESIVNAFIERLGNKQIDAVAGIESRGFLFGLTLANQLGVPFVPIRKAGKLPYSVKQKKYDLEYGSAVIEMHTDAFEPGAHILLHDDLLATGGTVMAASELIHDMGGHVCGFTFIVELGFLGGREKIVPVSDEVIALAVY from the coding sequence ATGATTGAACAACAAATAAAAGCGGCCATACGCGATATTCCCGACTTCCCTAAACCGGGTATAGTATTTAAAGATATCACTACCATTTTAAAGGACCATGCTTTGTGCGAAAGTATTGTTAATGCTTTTATTGAGCGATTGGGCAATAAGCAAATTGACGCCGTTGCGGGCATTGAGAGTCGCGGGTTTTTATTCGGACTTACATTGGCTAATCAGTTAGGCGTACCGTTTGTGCCGATACGCAAGGCGGGCAAGCTGCCCTACTCTGTTAAGCAAAAAAAGTACGACCTGGAATACGGCAGCGCGGTTATTGAAATGCACACCGATGCCTTTGAACCCGGCGCGCACATTTTATTGCACGACGACCTGCTGGCAACCGGCGGCACCGTAATGGCAGCCAGCGAACTGATACACGACATGGGTGGCCATGTATGCGGCTTTACCTTTATTGTTGAACTGGGCTTTTTAGGCGGAAGAGAAAAGATAGTTCCGGTGAGTGACGAGGTGATTGCGTTGGCAGTGTATTGA